The Microbacter sp. GSS18 genome has a segment encoding these proteins:
- a CDS encoding GNAT family acetyltransferase gives MTVDIRTFQIADTEAVIALWQATGLTRPWNNPHQDIRRKLEVHPDLFLVAEDAGEVVGSVMAGYDGHRGWIYYLASDPARRGQGIARALVEEAEERLLELGCPKVNLMVRPENGVAQGFYESLGYEHFDTWATGKRLIAD, from the coding sequence ATGACCGTCGACATCCGCACCTTCCAGATCGCCGATACCGAGGCCGTCATCGCCCTCTGGCAGGCCACGGGCCTGACCCGTCCATGGAACAACCCGCACCAGGACATCCGCCGCAAGCTCGAGGTGCATCCCGACCTCTTCCTCGTCGCCGAGGACGCCGGCGAGGTCGTGGGCTCGGTCATGGCCGGCTACGACGGGCACCGGGGGTGGATCTACTACCTCGCCAGCGACCCCGCCCGCCGCGGGCAGGGCATCGCCCGCGCCCTCGTCGAGGAGGCCGAGGAGCGACTGCTCGAGCTGGGCTGCCCGAAGGTGAACCTCATGGTGCGTCCCGAGAACGGGGTCGCGCAGGGGTTCTACGAGTCGCTCGGCTACGAGCACTTCGACACGTGGGCGACGGGCAAGCGTCTCATCGCCGACTGA
- the miaA gene encoding tRNA (adenosine(37)-N6)-dimethylallyltransferase MiaA: MSATPRLWAVVGATGTGKTSLSLDLAEALISRGRPAEIVNADAMQLYRGMDIGTAKLPVAERRGIPHHLFDVLDVTEDAAVAWYQGAARDTIEQIHARGADAILVGGSGLYVSSVLFDFRFPPRDAELRARLEAELEADGPGALFARLREQDPATAERIDPRNGRRIVRALEVLELGERTHGAALPDEPVLWREATRIIGVAVPRDELVARLDERVERMWRDGLLDEVARLRTQGLEDGVTARRAIGYAQALAELNGEQSEAEAIAETQALTRRYARRQVSWFKRYPEIMWTGPGADAAALADSAA; the protein is encoded by the coding sequence GTGAGCGCGACTCCCCGGCTGTGGGCGGTGGTCGGTGCGACCGGGACCGGCAAGACGTCTCTGTCCCTGGACCTCGCCGAAGCGCTGATCTCGCGCGGGCGACCGGCCGAGATCGTCAACGCCGACGCCATGCAGCTGTACCGCGGCATGGACATCGGCACGGCGAAGCTGCCGGTCGCAGAGCGACGCGGCATCCCGCACCACCTGTTCGACGTGCTCGATGTCACCGAGGACGCCGCCGTCGCGTGGTACCAGGGCGCCGCCCGCGACACGATCGAGCAGATCCACGCCCGCGGCGCCGACGCGATCCTCGTCGGCGGGTCCGGCCTCTACGTCTCGAGCGTGCTGTTCGACTTCCGATTCCCGCCGCGCGACGCCGAGCTGCGCGCGCGCCTCGAGGCCGAGCTCGAGGCCGACGGCCCGGGTGCGCTGTTCGCGCGGCTGCGCGAACAGGACCCCGCCACCGCCGAGCGCATCGACCCGCGCAACGGCCGGCGCATCGTTCGCGCCCTCGAGGTGCTCGAACTCGGTGAGCGCACGCACGGCGCCGCGCTGCCCGATGAGCCCGTGCTGTGGCGCGAGGCGACGAGGATCATCGGCGTCGCCGTCCCGCGCGACGAGCTCGTCGCGCGGCTCGACGAGCGGGTCGAGAGGATGTGGCGAGACGGCCTCCTCGACGAGGTCGCGCGCCTGCGCACGCAGGGGCTGGAGGACGGCGTGACAGCGCGCCGGGCCATCGGGTACGCCCAGGCTCTCGCGGAGCTGAACGGCGAGCAGAGCGAGGCCGAGGCGATCGCCGAAACGCAGGCGCTGACGCGCCGCTACGCGCGCCGGCAGGTGTCCTGGTTCAAGCGATATCCCGAGATCATGTGGACGGGCCCTGGGGCGGATGCCGCCGCCCTGGCAGACTCGGCGGCATGA
- the miaB gene encoding tRNA (N6-isopentenyl adenosine(37)-C2)-methylthiotransferase MiaB, protein MSTPSSSPTLIAPSEAATGADGRARTYEVRTFGCQMNVHDSERLSGSLESAGYLRAEAGEEADVVVINTCAVRDNAAGKLYGTLGHLKSRKDKREGMQIAVGGCLAQMDKEVVQQKAPWVDVVFGTHNMGSLPSLLERARHNDEAELEILESLEIFPSTLPTKRDSVYSGWVSISVGCNNTCTFCIVPSLRGKEKDRRPGDILNEIRLLVDDGAMEVTLLGQNVNSYGVEFGDRQAFGKLLRAAGEIDGLERIRFTSPHPAAFTDDVIDAMAETPAVMPQLHMPLQSGSDRILKAMRRSYRSERFLGILDRVRARIPHAAISTDIIVGFPGETDEDFEDTMRVVEQARFASAFTFQYSIREGTPAATMPDQVPKVVVQERYERLVALQERISLEENQKQLGRELQVLVSTGEGKKDAETHRLTGRAEDNRLVHFEVPSGSDVPRPGDIVSVVVTHAAPFHLLADAPDGAPLRIRRTRSGEAWDRSQAESCAVPAPAPVGDDGRRMVGLGIPTLRIGS, encoded by the coding sequence ATGTCGACCCCATCCAGCTCCCCGACGCTCATCGCGCCCTCCGAGGCGGCGACGGGCGCCGACGGCCGCGCGCGCACGTACGAGGTGCGCACGTTCGGCTGCCAGATGAACGTCCACGACTCCGAGCGCCTGTCGGGCTCGCTCGAGAGCGCCGGCTATCTCCGCGCCGAGGCGGGCGAAGAGGCCGATGTCGTCGTCATCAACACGTGCGCGGTGCGCGACAACGCCGCCGGCAAGCTCTACGGCACCCTCGGACACCTGAAGTCGCGCAAGGACAAGCGCGAGGGCATGCAGATCGCCGTCGGCGGCTGCCTCGCGCAGATGGACAAGGAGGTCGTCCAGCAGAAGGCGCCGTGGGTCGACGTCGTCTTCGGCACCCACAACATGGGGTCGCTGCCGAGCCTGCTCGAGCGCGCGCGCCACAACGACGAGGCCGAGCTCGAGATCCTCGAGTCGCTCGAGATCTTCCCCTCGACCCTGCCGACCAAGCGGGACAGCGTCTACAGCGGCTGGGTCTCCATCTCGGTCGGCTGCAACAACACGTGCACGTTCTGCATCGTGCCGAGCCTGCGCGGCAAGGAGAAGGACCGTCGTCCCGGCGACATCCTGAACGAGATCCGGCTGCTCGTCGACGACGGCGCGATGGAGGTCACCCTCCTCGGCCAGAACGTCAACTCGTACGGCGTCGAGTTCGGCGACCGCCAGGCGTTCGGCAAGCTGCTGCGCGCGGCCGGCGAGATCGACGGCCTCGAGCGCATCCGCTTCACGAGCCCGCACCCCGCCGCGTTCACCGACGACGTCATCGATGCGATGGCCGAGACCCCGGCGGTCATGCCGCAGCTGCACATGCCGCTGCAGTCGGGCAGCGACCGCATCCTCAAGGCGATGCGCCGCTCGTACCGCAGCGAGCGGTTCCTGGGCATCCTCGACCGCGTGCGCGCGCGGATCCCGCACGCCGCGATCTCGACCGACATCATCGTCGGGTTCCCGGGTGAAACCGACGAGGACTTCGAAGACACCATGCGCGTGGTCGAGCAGGCCCGCTTCGCCAGCGCCTTCACCTTCCAGTACTCGATCCGCGAGGGTACGCCCGCCGCGACGATGCCCGACCAGGTGCCGAAGGTCGTCGTGCAGGAGCGGTACGAGCGCCTCGTCGCGCTGCAGGAGCGCATCTCGCTCGAGGAGAACCAGAAGCAGCTCGGCCGAGAGCTGCAGGTGCTGGTCTCGACCGGCGAGGGAAAGAAGGACGCCGAGACGCACCGGCTCACCGGCCGCGCCGAGGACAACCGCCTCGTCCACTTCGAGGTGCCGTCGGGCTCGGACGTCCCGCGCCCCGGCGACATCGTCTCGGTCGTCGTGACCCACGCGGCGCCCTTCCACCTGCTCGCCGACGCTCCCGACGGCGCGCCGCTGCGCATCCGCCGCACGCGTTCGGGCGAAGCGTGGGATCGCTCGCAGGCCGAGTCGTGCGCCGTGCCGGCGCCGGCACCCGTGGGCGATGACGGTCGCCGCATGGTGGGCCTGGGCATCCCCACGCTGCGCATCGGTTCGTGA
- a CDS encoding ABC transporter permease translates to MGIVGAIVRRNLRLFFRDRMNVFFSLLGALILFVLYTLFLARLQLDALGDAFPDASEEEIRAFVDTWMFAGIVMLSTITTGLGGLATLVDDGETGRFRDYLVSPVRRWQLVLGYLLAAVTVAIVMSMVVLAISVLYLGIVDQTWLPIDAVVRIAGITILCCAGFTALSALIVSFIRTGAAFSGLATVIGTALGFVAGAYIPVGSLPEGVAGTINALPFAQGAMLLRREFTEDTLTVMSGGNADAAETFREFYGIDAYVGDLLVPAGLAFAVLLAMALGFTALSAGRIRARIR, encoded by the coding sequence ATGGGCATCGTCGGAGCGATCGTGCGGCGGAACCTGCGTCTGTTCTTCCGCGACCGCATGAACGTGTTCTTCTCGCTGCTGGGCGCTCTCATCCTGTTCGTGCTGTACACGCTCTTCCTCGCCCGCCTGCAGCTCGACGCCCTCGGCGATGCCTTCCCCGACGCCTCCGAGGAGGAGATCCGGGCCTTCGTCGACACGTGGATGTTCGCGGGCATCGTCATGCTCTCCACGATCACGACCGGGCTCGGCGGGCTCGCGACACTGGTCGACGACGGCGAGACGGGACGCTTCCGCGACTACCTCGTCTCGCCGGTGCGCCGCTGGCAGCTCGTCCTCGGCTACCTGCTTGCGGCGGTGACCGTCGCCATCGTGATGTCGATGGTGGTGCTCGCCATCAGTGTCCTCTACCTCGGGATAGTCGATCAGACGTGGCTGCCGATCGACGCGGTCGTGCGCATCGCCGGCATCACGATCCTGTGCTGTGCGGGGTTCACCGCGCTGTCGGCGCTCATCGTGTCGTTCATCCGCACCGGTGCGGCATTCTCGGGTCTGGCGACCGTCATCGGCACGGCGCTGGGCTTCGTCGCCGGCGCCTACATCCCGGTCGGCTCGCTTCCCGAGGGCGTCGCGGGGACGATCAACGCCCTGCCCTTCGCGCAGGGGGCGATGCTCCTGCGCCGCGAGTTCACCGAGGACACGCTGACGGTGATGTCCGGCGGCAACGCCGACGCCGCCGAGACCTTCCGGGAGTTCTACGGCATCGACGCGTACGTCGGGGACCTGCTCGTGCCCGCCGGGCTCGCCTTCGCGGTCCTGCTCGCGATGGCGCTCGGGTTCACGGCGCTGTCCGCGGGCCGGATCCGCGCCCGCATCCGCTGA
- a CDS encoding ABC transporter ATP-binding protein, with protein MAIEVDGLTKRYRHVTAVNDISFSVADGTAFAFLGSNGAGKSTTIGCLTTALAFDGGTVQVAGHDVARDGERVRERIGVVFQDSVLDPALTTRENLRFRAVLARVDRPLIDRRISLLADIIALGSFLDQPYGRLSGGQRRRVDIARALLHEPAILFLDEPTAGLDPHSRALVWRTIHHLREQTGLTVFLTTHYMEETEEADRVCVIDRGSIIADGSPAGLRARYSHSILSVASADPAALVGIAEAAGAEARTDGHDVSIAVDGAETARRILAAHGDAVRDFEFRHGRMDDVFLALTGRAADDADGTEEEAG; from the coding sequence ATGGCCATCGAGGTCGACGGTCTCACCAAGCGCTATCGGCATGTCACGGCCGTGAACGACATCAGCTTCTCGGTGGCCGACGGTACCGCGTTCGCGTTCCTCGGCTCGAACGGCGCCGGCAAATCCACGACGATCGGCTGTCTGACCACGGCCCTCGCCTTCGACGGCGGAACCGTGCAGGTCGCAGGGCACGACGTCGCGCGGGACGGTGAGCGCGTCCGCGAGCGGATCGGGGTGGTCTTCCAGGACTCCGTCCTCGATCCGGCGCTCACGACGCGCGAGAACCTGCGCTTCCGCGCCGTCCTCGCCCGCGTGGACCGTCCGCTGATCGATCGGCGGATCTCTCTGCTCGCCGACATCATCGCCCTCGGATCGTTCCTCGATCAGCCGTACGGCCGGCTCTCGGGCGGTCAGCGCCGCCGCGTCGACATCGCGCGGGCGCTGCTGCACGAGCCGGCGATCCTCTTCCTCGACGAGCCGACGGCTGGGCTCGACCCGCACAGCCGCGCACTCGTATGGCGCACGATCCACCACCTGCGCGAGCAGACGGGACTGACGGTCTTCCTCACGACCCACTACATGGAGGAGACCGAAGAGGCGGACCGCGTCTGCGTCATCGACCGCGGCTCGATCATCGCCGACGGCTCTCCGGCGGGCCTGCGCGCGCGCTACAGCCACAGCATCCTCTCGGTGGCCTCCGCCGATCCCGCCGCGCTGGTGGGGATCGCCGAGGCCGCCGGGGCCGAGGCCCGCACGGACGGACACGATGTGTCGATCGCCGTCGACGGCGCCGAGACCGCCCGCAGGATCCTCGCGGCGCACGGGGACGCGGTGCGCGACTTCGAGTTCCGGCACGGCCGGATGGACGACGTCTTCCTCGCTCTCACGGGGCGCGCCGCAGACGACGCCGACGGAACCGAGGAGGAGGCGGGCTGA
- a CDS encoding regulatory protein RecX, producing MVHFVEEGGEDDRLAPITPMFERRSPLRAPGAGYDDDRVIAAASASEGDAAAPAGEDAARAEKALVRRLANRQLSVSEARAFLAGRDIGEEDVEAIIEDFLARRYLDDARLAEQLVYQGAERKGRGRQAIAQTMAARGIPRDDAEAALLPLADDEGERALDVARGRARLLDGVDEQAALRRLHGQLMRRGYSGSAAMEAARTALAERRAESSGVRFR from the coding sequence ATGGTCCACTTCGTCGAGGAAGGGGGCGAGGACGACCGCCTCGCCCCCATCACCCCCATGTTCGAGCGTCGGTCGCCGTTGCGCGCGCCAGGCGCCGGATACGACGACGACCGCGTGATCGCCGCGGCGTCCGCATCGGAGGGCGACGCGGCGGCTCCCGCGGGCGAGGACGCCGCGCGCGCCGAGAAGGCGCTCGTGCGCCGACTGGCGAACCGGCAGCTGTCGGTCTCCGAGGCCCGCGCGTTCCTCGCGGGGCGCGACATCGGTGAGGAGGACGTCGAGGCGATCATCGAGGACTTCCTCGCGCGGCGCTATCTCGACGATGCGCGCCTCGCCGAGCAGCTCGTCTACCAGGGCGCGGAGCGCAAAGGGCGCGGACGCCAGGCGATCGCGCAGACGATGGCGGCTCGCGGCATCCCGCGCGACGACGCCGAGGCGGCGCTCCTGCCGCTCGCGGACGACGAGGGAGAGCGTGCCCTCGACGTGGCGCGCGGGCGCGCCCGCCTCCTCGACGGCGTCGACGAGCAGGCGGCCCTGCGCCGGCTGCACGGCCAGCTGATGCGCCGCGGGTACTCGGGCTCCGCGGCGATGGAGGCCGCCCGCACGGCACTCGCTGAGCGTCGCGCCGAGTCCAGCGGGGTGCGGTTCCGATAG
- the recA gene encoding recombinase RecA: MPSPADRDKALDSALAQIDRQFGKGTVMRLGSDERAPVEVIPTGSIALDVALGVGGIPRGRIIEIYGPESSGKTTLTLHAIANVQKAGGIAAFIDAEHALDPDYAQKLGVDIDALLVSQPDTGEQALEIADMLIRSGAIDLVVIDSVAALVPKAEIDGEMGDSHVGLQARLMSQALRKLTGGLNQTKTTAIFINQLREKIGVFFGSPETTAGGKALKFYASVRMDIRRIETLKDGSEAVGNRTRVKVVKNKMAPPFKQAEFDILYGVGISREGSLIDFGVEHAIVKKSGAWYTYDGEQLGQGKENARNFLLKNTDVAAEIESKIKAKLGIGQPKSEEASAKDELAARRPA; this comes from the coding sequence ATGCCATCACCCGCTGACCGCGACAAAGCCCTCGATTCGGCTCTCGCGCAGATCGATCGTCAGTTCGGCAAGGGAACGGTCATGCGACTGGGCAGCGACGAGCGTGCTCCGGTCGAGGTCATCCCCACCGGCTCGATCGCCCTCGACGTCGCCCTCGGCGTCGGCGGCATCCCCCGCGGCCGCATCATCGAGATCTACGGCCCGGAATCCTCGGGTAAGACGACGCTGACGCTGCACGCGATCGCCAATGTGCAGAAGGCCGGCGGCATCGCGGCGTTCATCGACGCCGAGCACGCCCTCGACCCCGACTACGCGCAGAAGCTCGGCGTCGACATCGACGCCCTGCTCGTGTCGCAGCCCGACACCGGCGAGCAGGCGCTCGAGATCGCCGACATGCTGATCCGCTCCGGTGCGATCGACCTGGTCGTCATCGACTCGGTCGCGGCCCTCGTTCCCAAGGCCGAGATCGACGGCGAGATGGGCGACTCCCACGTCGGACTGCAGGCCCGACTGATGTCGCAGGCGCTGCGCAAGCTCACCGGTGGTTTGAACCAGACCAAGACGACCGCGATCTTCATCAACCAGCTGCGCGAGAAGATCGGTGTTTTCTTCGGTTCGCCCGAGACGACCGCGGGCGGCAAGGCGCTGAAGTTCTACGCGTCGGTGCGCATGGACATCCGTCGCATCGAGACGCTCAAGGACGGCTCCGAGGCGGTGGGCAACCGCACGCGCGTCAAGGTCGTCAAGAACAAGATGGCTCCGCCGTTCAAGCAGGCGGAGTTCGACATCCTCTACGGCGTCGGCATCTCGCGCGAGGGCAGCCTCATCGACTTCGGCGTCGAGCACGCGATCGTGAAGAAGTCCGGCGCGTGGTACACCTACGACGGCGAGCAGCTGGGGCAGGGCAAGGAGAACGCGCGCAACTTCCTGCTGAAGAACACCGACGTCGCCGCCGAGATCGAATCGAAGATCAAAGCGAAGCTCGGCATCGGCCAGCCCAAGTCCGAAGAGGCCTCCGCCAAGGACGAGCTGGCGGCGCGCCGCCCGGCCTGA
- a CDS encoding DUF3046 domain-containing protein, with protein sequence MRRSEFERAVADEFGASGPSLVADLVLPGIGSMTAAEALSAGVPPREIWLALCSETDVPDSRRYGVGRLEPRR encoded by the coding sequence ATGCGGCGCAGTGAGTTCGAGCGCGCCGTGGCCGACGAGTTCGGCGCGAGCGGACCGTCCCTCGTCGCCGATCTGGTGCTTCCCGGCATCGGGAGCATGACGGCTGCGGAGGCTCTGTCGGCGGGCGTTCCGCCGCGCGAGATCTGGCTCGCGCTCTGCTCCGAGACCGACGTGCCGGACTCTCGCCGCTACGGCGTGGGCCGTCTCGAACCTCGTCGCTGA
- a CDS encoding helix-turn-helix transcriptional regulator, protein MILVRQEIGEVLRDFRQQKGRTLRQVAGRASVALGYLSEVERGQKEASSEILASVAEALDVPISTIMREVGDRLSVLEGLQTFPDVVPDELVASVDAELSLR, encoded by the coding sequence ATGATCCTGGTACGGCAAGAGATCGGTGAGGTGCTTCGTGACTTCCGCCAGCAGAAGGGTCGCACCCTCCGTCAGGTCGCGGGCCGCGCGAGTGTCGCTCTCGGCTACCTGAGCGAAGTCGAGCGGGGCCAGAAAGAGGCGTCGAGCGAGATCCTCGCATCGGTCGCCGAGGCCCTCGACGTCCCCATCTCCACGATCATGCGCGAGGTCGGCGACCGGCTGTCGGTGCTCGAGGGTCTGCAGACCTTCCCCGACGTGGTTCCCGACGAACTGGTGGCCTCGGTCGACGCCGAGCTGTCGCTGCGCTGA
- a CDS encoding nicotinamide-nucleotide amidohydrolase family protein, producing MTDAAAALLARLAERGWSIGTAESLTGGLVAGRITSVPGASASMRGGVVAYATDVKSTVLGVSAALLAERGAVDADVAQSMAHGIRRLLGADVGVATTGVAGPDPQDGKPVGTVFIAVSTPAVTRVQQLSTAGSREQIREATVDAAVELCAAVLDAS from the coding sequence GTGACGGATGCCGCGGCGGCGCTGCTGGCGCGCCTCGCCGAACGCGGCTGGTCGATCGGCACGGCGGAGTCCCTGACGGGCGGACTCGTCGCGGGGCGCATCACGAGCGTTCCGGGGGCCTCGGCGAGCATGCGCGGGGGAGTGGTCGCGTACGCCACCGACGTCAAGAGCACGGTGCTGGGGGTGTCGGCCGCGCTGCTGGCCGAACGCGGCGCCGTCGACGCGGATGTCGCGCAGTCGATGGCCCACGGCATCCGCCGGCTCCTGGGCGCCGACGTGGGGGTGGCGACGACCGGCGTCGCCGGTCCCGACCCGCAGGACGGCAAGCCCGTCGGCACGGTGTTCATCGCGGTGTCCACGCCGGCCGTGACCCGCGTCCAGCAGCTGTCGACGGCGGGGTCGAGGGAGCAGATCCGCGAGGCGACCGTCGACGCCGCCGTGGAGCTGTGTGCGGCGGTCCTCGACGCCTCCTAG
- the pgsA gene encoding CDP-diacylglycerol--glycerol-3-phosphate 3-phosphatidyltransferase gives MAIPRQLPNAITIVRILFAPVFLWMLLADAGADGPLRWWAAVLFIVAIATDWVDGYLARRYEIVTDLGKLLDPIADKALTGIAFVGLSILGELPWWITIVVLVREIGITVYRLVVVSDHVLAAAWMGKLKTFAQAIALSLALLPLWTLVGEWIWWVNGVTMAVAVALTIASGIDYIVAEVRGARAKKDRA, from the coding sequence ATGGCGATCCCGAGGCAGCTGCCCAACGCGATCACGATCGTCCGGATCCTCTTCGCGCCGGTCTTCCTGTGGATGCTGCTGGCCGACGCCGGCGCCGACGGTCCGCTGCGGTGGTGGGCGGCGGTGCTGTTCATCGTCGCGATCGCGACCGACTGGGTCGACGGCTATCTCGCCCGCAGATACGAGATCGTCACCGATCTCGGCAAGCTCCTCGACCCGATCGCCGACAAGGCGCTCACGGGCATCGCATTCGTCGGACTGTCTATCCTGGGCGAGCTGCCGTGGTGGATCACCATCGTCGTCCTCGTGCGCGAGATCGGCATCACCGTCTATCGCCTCGTGGTCGTGAGCGACCACGTGCTGGCGGCGGCGTGGATGGGCAAGCTCAAGACCTTCGCGCAGGCGATCGCGCTGTCGCTCGCGCTGCTGCCGCTGTGGACGCTCGTGGGCGAGTGGATCTGGTGGGTCAACGGCGTCACGATGGCGGTCGCGGTCGCGCTCACCATCGCCAGCGGAATCGACTACATCGTCGCCGAGGTGCGCGGAGCCCGGGCGAAGAAGGACCGGGCGTGA